In the genome of Quercus robur chromosome 3, dhQueRobu3.1, whole genome shotgun sequence, one region contains:
- the LOC126717931 gene encoding uncharacterized protein LOC126717931 isoform X6, producing the protein MEDEDASPSRLHRRLSLKKKTHSHFNNYHFWKHKLREKCYKRVREDRTRLLWKLRLPSSPNHNNNKVKDLIQSAFEDIISDELKKIEDSSLNDCLKSPASALEANDVLWEYDGLHNVYQEPQAHIETWEDEEDAYLARAVYEHMQLNDEQVNLDLLRVRLAEAHAEHLDRGCRLKPKFCMEARFDLTALYICCTGCNMFEVVM; encoded by the exons ATGGAGGATGAGGATGCCTCACCAAGTAGGCTGCACCGGCGGCTTTCTCTGAAGAAGAAGACCCATTCTCACTTCAATAATTATCACTTCTGGAAACACAAG ctGAGAGAGAAGTGTTACAAAAGGGTTCGAGAGGACAGAACCCGCTTGCTTTGGAAATTGAGGTTGCCATCTTCTCccaatcataataataataaggttaag GACTTAATCCAATCTGCTTTTGAGGACATAATATCTGATGAACTCAAAAAGATTGAGGACTCATCATTGAATGATTGTTTGAAGTCTCCAGCATCTGCCCTTGAGGCCAATGATGTGTTATGGGAATATGATGGTCTTCATAATGTTTATCAAG AACCTCAGGCCCATATTGAAACATgggaagatgaagaagatgcATACTTGGCCCGTGCAGTTTATGAGCATATGCAGCTGAATGATGAGCAG GTAAATTTGGATTTGTTGCGGGTTCGTCTAGCAGAAGCCCATGCAGAACATCTGGATCGGGGTTGCAGGTTGAAGCCAAAGTTTTGCATGGAGGCAAGATTTGATTTAACTGCATTGTACATTTGTTGTACGGGTTGCAATATGTTTGAGGTTGTAATGTAG
- the LOC126717931 gene encoding uncharacterized protein LOC126717931 isoform X3, which yields MEDEDASPSRLHRRLSLKKKTHSHFNNYHFWKHKLREKCYKRVREDRTRLLWKLRLPSSPNHNNNKVKDLIQSAFEDIISDELKKIEDSSLNDCLKSPASALEANDVLWEYDGLHNVYQEPQAHIETWEDEEDAYLARAVYEHMQLNDEQECEKIWCPVCKQGELLENYHLIYCTLCELQLNKDNEVNLDLLRVRLAEAHAEHLDRGCRLKPKFCMEARFDLTALYICCTGCNMFEVVM from the exons ATGGAGGATGAGGATGCCTCACCAAGTAGGCTGCACCGGCGGCTTTCTCTGAAGAAGAAGACCCATTCTCACTTCAATAATTATCACTTCTGGAAACACAAG ctGAGAGAGAAGTGTTACAAAAGGGTTCGAGAGGACAGAACCCGCTTGCTTTGGAAATTGAGGTTGCCATCTTCTCccaatcataataataataaggttaag GACTTAATCCAATCTGCTTTTGAGGACATAATATCTGATGAACTCAAAAAGATTGAGGACTCATCATTGAATGATTGTTTGAAGTCTCCAGCATCTGCCCTTGAGGCCAATGATGTGTTATGGGAATATGATGGTCTTCATAATGTTTATCAAG AACCTCAGGCCCATATTGAAACATgggaagatgaagaagatgcATACTTGGCCCGTGCAGTTTATGAGCATATGCAGCTGAATGATGAGCAG GAGTGCGAGAAGATTTGGTGCCCCGTATGTAAGCAAGGAGAGTTGCTAGAGAATTACCATCTTATATACTGCACTCTGTGTGAACTTCAACTCAACAAAGACAATGAG GTAAATTTGGATTTGTTGCGGGTTCGTCTAGCAGAAGCCCATGCAGAACATCTGGATCGGGGTTGCAGGTTGAAGCCAAAGTTTTGCATGGAGGCAAGATTTGATTTAACTGCATTGTACATTTGTTGTACGGGTTGCAATATGTTTGAGGTTGTAATGTAG
- the LOC126717931 gene encoding uncharacterized protein LOC126717931 isoform X4 — MEDEDASPSRLHRRLSLKKKTHSHFNNYHFWKHKLREKCYKRVREDRTRLLWKLRLPSSPNHNNNKVKDLIQSAFEDIISDELKKIEDSSLNDCLKSPASALEANDVLWEYDGLHNVYQGECEEILLEMQRIFYEDYRAEPTRKEPQAHIETWEDEEDAYLARAVYEHMQLNDEQVNLDLLRVRLAEAHAEHLDRGCRLKPKFCMEARFDLTALYICCTGCNMFEVVM, encoded by the exons ATGGAGGATGAGGATGCCTCACCAAGTAGGCTGCACCGGCGGCTTTCTCTGAAGAAGAAGACCCATTCTCACTTCAATAATTATCACTTCTGGAAACACAAG ctGAGAGAGAAGTGTTACAAAAGGGTTCGAGAGGACAGAACCCGCTTGCTTTGGAAATTGAGGTTGCCATCTTCTCccaatcataataataataaggttaag GACTTAATCCAATCTGCTTTTGAGGACATAATATCTGATGAACTCAAAAAGATTGAGGACTCATCATTGAATGATTGTTTGAAGTCTCCAGCATCTGCCCTTGAGGCCAATGATGTGTTATGGGAATATGATGGTCTTCATAATGTTTATCAAGGTGAATGTGAAGAGATTTTGTTAGAAATGCAAAGGATCTTTTATGAGGATTATAGGGCAGAACCAACTAGAAAAG AACCTCAGGCCCATATTGAAACATgggaagatgaagaagatgcATACTTGGCCCGTGCAGTTTATGAGCATATGCAGCTGAATGATGAGCAG GTAAATTTGGATTTGTTGCGGGTTCGTCTAGCAGAAGCCCATGCAGAACATCTGGATCGGGGTTGCAGGTTGAAGCCAAAGTTTTGCATGGAGGCAAGATTTGATTTAACTGCATTGTACATTTGTTGTACGGGTTGCAATATGTTTGAGGTTGTAATGTAG
- the LOC126717931 gene encoding uncharacterized protein LOC126717931 isoform X2, producing the protein MEDEDASPSRLHRRLSLKKKTHSHFNNYHFWKHKLREKCYKRVREDRTRLLWKLRLPSSPNHNNNKDLIQSAFEDIISDELKKIEDSSLNDCLKSPASALEANDVLWEYDGLHNVYQGECEEILLEMQRIFYEDYRAEPTRKEPQAHIETWEDEEDAYLARAVYEHMQLNDEQECEKIWCPVCKQGELLENYHLIYCTLCELQLNKDNEVNLDLLRVRLAEAHAEHLDRGCRLKPKFCMEARFDLTALYICCTGCNMFEVVM; encoded by the exons ATGGAGGATGAGGATGCCTCACCAAGTAGGCTGCACCGGCGGCTTTCTCTGAAGAAGAAGACCCATTCTCACTTCAATAATTATCACTTCTGGAAACACAAG ctGAGAGAGAAGTGTTACAAAAGGGTTCGAGAGGACAGAACCCGCTTGCTTTGGAAATTGAGGTTGCCATCTTCTCccaatcataataataataag GACTTAATCCAATCTGCTTTTGAGGACATAATATCTGATGAACTCAAAAAGATTGAGGACTCATCATTGAATGATTGTTTGAAGTCTCCAGCATCTGCCCTTGAGGCCAATGATGTGTTATGGGAATATGATGGTCTTCATAATGTTTATCAAGGTGAATGTGAAGAGATTTTGTTAGAAATGCAAAGGATCTTTTATGAGGATTATAGGGCAGAACCAACTAGAAAAG AACCTCAGGCCCATATTGAAACATgggaagatgaagaagatgcATACTTGGCCCGTGCAGTTTATGAGCATATGCAGCTGAATGATGAGCAG GAGTGCGAGAAGATTTGGTGCCCCGTATGTAAGCAAGGAGAGTTGCTAGAGAATTACCATCTTATATACTGCACTCTGTGTGAACTTCAACTCAACAAAGACAATGAG GTAAATTTGGATTTGTTGCGGGTTCGTCTAGCAGAAGCCCATGCAGAACATCTGGATCGGGGTTGCAGGTTGAAGCCAAAGTTTTGCATGGAGGCAAGATTTGATTTAACTGCATTGTACATTTGTTGTACGGGTTGCAATATGTTTGAGGTTGTAATGTAG
- the LOC126717931 gene encoding uncharacterized protein LOC126717931 isoform X1, which translates to MEDEDASPSRLHRRLSLKKKTHSHFNNYHFWKHKLREKCYKRVREDRTRLLWKLRLPSSPNHNNNKVKDLIQSAFEDIISDELKKIEDSSLNDCLKSPASALEANDVLWEYDGLHNVYQGECEEILLEMQRIFYEDYRAEPTRKEPQAHIETWEDEEDAYLARAVYEHMQLNDEQECEKIWCPVCKQGELLENYHLIYCTLCELQLNKDNEVNLDLLRVRLAEAHAEHLDRGCRLKPKFCMEARFDLTALYICCTGCNMFEVVM; encoded by the exons ATGGAGGATGAGGATGCCTCACCAAGTAGGCTGCACCGGCGGCTTTCTCTGAAGAAGAAGACCCATTCTCACTTCAATAATTATCACTTCTGGAAACACAAG ctGAGAGAGAAGTGTTACAAAAGGGTTCGAGAGGACAGAACCCGCTTGCTTTGGAAATTGAGGTTGCCATCTTCTCccaatcataataataataaggttaag GACTTAATCCAATCTGCTTTTGAGGACATAATATCTGATGAACTCAAAAAGATTGAGGACTCATCATTGAATGATTGTTTGAAGTCTCCAGCATCTGCCCTTGAGGCCAATGATGTGTTATGGGAATATGATGGTCTTCATAATGTTTATCAAGGTGAATGTGAAGAGATTTTGTTAGAAATGCAAAGGATCTTTTATGAGGATTATAGGGCAGAACCAACTAGAAAAG AACCTCAGGCCCATATTGAAACATgggaagatgaagaagatgcATACTTGGCCCGTGCAGTTTATGAGCATATGCAGCTGAATGATGAGCAG GAGTGCGAGAAGATTTGGTGCCCCGTATGTAAGCAAGGAGAGTTGCTAGAGAATTACCATCTTATATACTGCACTCTGTGTGAACTTCAACTCAACAAAGACAATGAG GTAAATTTGGATTTGTTGCGGGTTCGTCTAGCAGAAGCCCATGCAGAACATCTGGATCGGGGTTGCAGGTTGAAGCCAAAGTTTTGCATGGAGGCAAGATTTGATTTAACTGCATTGTACATTTGTTGTACGGGTTGCAATATGTTTGAGGTTGTAATGTAG
- the LOC126717931 gene encoding uncharacterized protein LOC126717931 isoform X5 — protein MEDEDASPSRLHRRLSLKKKTHSHFNNYHFWKHKLREKCYKRVREDRTRLLWKLRLPSSPNHNNNKVKDLIQSAFEDIISDELKKIEDSSLNDCLKSPASALEANDVLWEYDGLHNVYQGECEEILLEMQRIFYEDYRAEPTRKEPQAHIETWEDEEDAYLARAVYEHMQLNDEQECEKIWCPVCKQGELLENYHLIYCTLCELQLNKDNEVLLSPSIFLLIPM, from the exons ATGGAGGATGAGGATGCCTCACCAAGTAGGCTGCACCGGCGGCTTTCTCTGAAGAAGAAGACCCATTCTCACTTCAATAATTATCACTTCTGGAAACACAAG ctGAGAGAGAAGTGTTACAAAAGGGTTCGAGAGGACAGAACCCGCTTGCTTTGGAAATTGAGGTTGCCATCTTCTCccaatcataataataataaggttaag GACTTAATCCAATCTGCTTTTGAGGACATAATATCTGATGAACTCAAAAAGATTGAGGACTCATCATTGAATGATTGTTTGAAGTCTCCAGCATCTGCCCTTGAGGCCAATGATGTGTTATGGGAATATGATGGTCTTCATAATGTTTATCAAGGTGAATGTGAAGAGATTTTGTTAGAAATGCAAAGGATCTTTTATGAGGATTATAGGGCAGAACCAACTAGAAAAG AACCTCAGGCCCATATTGAAACATgggaagatgaagaagatgcATACTTGGCCCGTGCAGTTTATGAGCATATGCAGCTGAATGATGAGCAG GAGTGCGAGAAGATTTGGTGCCCCGTATGTAAGCAAGGAGAGTTGCTAGAGAATTACCATCTTATATACTGCACTCTGTGTGAACTTCAACTCAACAAAGACAATGAGGTCTTGCTATCTCCATCAATTTTCCTACTTATTCCTAT GTAA
- the LOC126717932 gene encoding nucleolin 1 — protein sequence MGKSSKKSATKVDSAPPAVLPPSKSAKKGKREAEQQLEKQVAKKQKGVAGVEQAVVKQKVEVKTQKKKKVETSSSEDDSSSEEEVKISNKKKPPVEESSDDSSDVGSSDDSDDEPASKKPAGAAKNGTLGAPAKKGVPAPKLPESDDDSSDDDSSDESSDDEPSTKKEVVAAKNGALAKKGVVAAKPVLKESSDDESSDDDSSDESSDEEPNKKKQAVAAKNGKVAAPAKKVEVESSDSSDSDDTESDKPTATKKVSDAAPPKKVDDSDSSSDSESEDSESEEEKRAPDSKKSNNSEEESEEDTDESDEDSEEKPSKTPKKNNTDVEMADAVSPKTKQTDSKSEKKAPQTPVTPQGQTTSKTLFVGNLSFNVEQTDVENFFKDAGEIVDVRFASDADGRFKGFGHVEFATVEAAQKAVSLNGQDLLGRAVKLDFARERGQYTPHDGKESGNSFQKGGGRGQAYTAYVRGFDKSLGEDEIRSALEEHFGSCGDITRMSIPKDYDSGAIKGFAYVDFDSTDGLNGALGLDGSELNGYGLNVEEARPRGDGAGSGRGGGGRSGGGRSGGRDSGGRFGGRRGGGRGGGGGRFGGGGGRFGGGGRGRGTPYKQSFGSTGKKTKFDDDE from the exons ATGGGCAAGTCAAGTAAGAAGTCGGCTACTAAA GTTGATTCAGCTCCTCCTGCTGTTCTTCCACCGTCCAAGTCTGCCAAGAAAG GCAAGAGAGAAGCTGAACAACAGCTAGAGAAGCAAGTTGCAAAAAAGCAGAAGGGGGTTGCGGGTGTAGAGCAGGCTGTTGTGAAGCAGAAGGTTGAAGTGAAgacacaaaagaagaagaaggtggaaACCAGTAGCTCAGAAGATGATTCTTCATCTGAGGAAGAG GTCAAAATAAGCAACAAGAAGAAGCCTCCTGTGGAGGAGTCCAGTGATGATTCTTCAGATGTTGGGTCCAGTGATGATTCTGATGAT GAGCCTGCTTCAAAGAAACCTGCAGGTGCTGCTAAAAATGGTACCCTTGGTGCCCCAGCTAAGAAGGGAGTGCCTGCGCCAAAGCTTCCCGAGTCTGATGATGATTCCTCTGACGATGACTCTagtgatgagtcttcagatgat GAGCCTTCTACAAAAAAAGAGGTAGTTGCTGCTAAAAATGGTGCCCTTGCTAAGAAGGGAGTGGTTGCAGCAAAGCCTGTTCTGAAagagtcttcagatgatgaatCTTCAGATGATGACTCTAGTGATGAATCTTCGGATGAG GAGCCGAATAAAAAAAAACAGGCAGTTGCTGCTAAAAATGGTAAGGTTGCTGCCCCCGCTAAGAAAGTCGAAGTTGAATCATCTGACAGTTCAGATTCAGATGATACAGAGTCAGAT AAACCAACTGCCACAAAGAAAGTATCTGATGCTGCCCCTCCAAAGAAAGTGGACGACAGTGATAGCTCCTCTGATAGTGAATCTGAAGATAGTGAATCTGAAGAGGAAAAG CGTGCTCCTGATTCAAAGAAAAGTAACAATTCAGAGGAGGAATCTGAGGAAGATACAGATGAATCTGATGAAGATAGTGAGGAAAAACCCTCCAAGACTCcaaagaaaaat AACACTGATGTGGAAATGGCAGATGCCGTGTCACCAAAGACCAAGCAGACTGATTCAAAATCTGAGAAGAAAGCT CCTCAAACCCCTGTTACTCCTCAAGGTCAAACTACATCAAAGACTCTGTTTGTTGGCAATCTTTCATTCAATGTTGAGCAAACTGATGT GGAAAATTTCTTTAAAGATGCTGGTGAAATTGTTGATGTTCGGTTTGCTTCAGATGCGGATGGGAGATTTAAGGGCTTTGGACATGTTGAATTTGCAACAGTAGAAGCCGCACAAAAG GCTGTTAGTTTGAATGGTCAAGATTTGCTAGGCCGTGCTGTTAAACTTGATTTTGCTCGTGAAAGGGGGCAATATACCCCACATGACGG TAAAGAGAGTGGCAACTCATTCCAAAAGGGAGGAGGAAGAGGTCAGGCCTATACAGCATATGTGCGAGGTTTTGATAAATCTCTTGGGGAGGATGAG ATTAGGAGTGCCCTGGAAGAACATTTTGGTTCTTGTGGAGATATTACAAGGATGTCCATCCCAAAAGATTATGACTCTGGTGCTATTAAGGG GTTTGCTTATGTGGACTTCGACAGTACTGATGGTTTGAACGGTGCTCTAGGACTTGATGGATCTGAACTTAATGGTTATGGACTGAATGTAGAAGAAGCAAGGCCACGAGGTGATGGTGCGGGTAGTGGTAGAGGTGGTGGAGGAAGAAGTGGTGGTGGGAGAAGTGGTGGCAGAGATAGTGGTGGTCGGTTTGGTGGAAGACGTGGAGGTGGCCGAGGAGGTGGCGGTGGTCGTTTTGGTGGGGGTGGTGGTCGTTTTGGTGGTGGAGGGAGGGGACGTGGAACACCTTATAAGCAAAGCTTTGGATCAACTg GGAAGAAGACGAAGTTTGACGATGATGAGTAA